The following proteins are co-located in the Dyadobacter chenwenxiniae genome:
- a CDS encoding pseudouridylate synthase, producing MLKPPTSSQNAFFTPFEDFTADFPLPDRFTFPFCYDPHPVSLLAVEMLQAHLESQQDWQHNFGLSDDTEHVIGKMFGVLVVETDEAKIGYIAAFSGKLAGGNHHARFVPPIFDGVAADGFLNAGMTALSRMNDEINQLEFLENELLRPQISDLKVLRKNHSVALQHAIFDQYNFLNQAGEQKSLRALFADASYKNPPAGAGECAAPKLLQYAFQNKMRPLALAEFWWGKSPKSDFWKHRHFYPACREKCAPILAHMLSGIEMDANPVSEN from the coding sequence TTGTTAAAGCCCCCGACATCGTCCCAAAACGCTTTCTTCACTCCTTTTGAAGATTTCACAGCCGATTTTCCATTACCTGACCGATTCACCTTTCCGTTTTGTTACGACCCCCACCCGGTGAGTTTGCTGGCTGTGGAAATGTTGCAGGCACATTTGGAAAGTCAGCAGGATTGGCAACATAATTTCGGTTTGTCCGACGATACGGAGCATGTAATCGGCAAAATGTTTGGTGTGCTCGTGGTAGAAACCGACGAGGCCAAAATAGGATACATTGCTGCGTTCTCGGGGAAGCTGGCCGGTGGAAACCATCACGCCAGATTCGTCCCGCCCATCTTCGACGGAGTCGCGGCAGACGGGTTCCTGAATGCCGGAATGACGGCACTTTCGCGTATGAATGATGAGATAAACCAGCTTGAATTTTTGGAAAACGAGTTACTTCGCCCTCAAATTTCAGACCTGAAAGTTTTGCGTAAGAACCATTCCGTTGCATTGCAGCATGCGATTTTTGATCAATATAATTTCCTTAACCAGGCCGGAGAACAGAAGAGTTTGCGTGCGTTATTTGCAGATGCCTCTTACAAAAATCCGCCTGCGGGCGCTGGCGAATGTGCCGCTCCGAAATTGCTTCAATATGCGTTTCAAAACAAAATGAGGCCGCTTGCGCTCGCTGAATTCTGGTGGGGAAAGTCTCCCAAATCGGACTTCTGGAAACACCGGCATTTCTACCCGGCATGCCGCGAAAAATGTGCGCCCATTCTGGCGCATATGCTTTCAGGAATTGAAATGGATGCCAATCCAGTAAGTGAAAACTAG
- a CDS encoding sigma-70 family RNA polymerase sigma factor — protein sequence MDLLKNYQKKLFPYAYNILGSAEDARDVVQDVMLKYLTAQDRAIENETGYLIKSVVNQSINLKKRNKKTVSDSMWLPEPVEMTDTNIIREEILSYSMLVLLENLGPRERAVFILKEAFDYSHQEIAEALSFTVENSRKLLSRAKTLLKDTAQPRKSATAFPEGYLQNYMDTIRSGHVENLVEMLSEDIVVRTDGGGKIKIVSALTAGADNAADLMLYVYKTYQHLFEIEYRELNHQPAILFYNNGVLVNCQIFEIEQTKIKRIYSIVDPGKLNIIAHF from the coding sequence ATGGATTTATTGAAGAATTACCAAAAGAAACTATTCCCCTACGCCTACAATATTCTGGGATCGGCAGAAGATGCGCGGGACGTTGTCCAGGATGTGATGCTCAAATATCTGACGGCCCAGGATCGGGCTATCGAAAATGAAACGGGTTATCTGATCAAAAGTGTGGTGAATCAATCTATTAATTTAAAGAAGCGTAACAAGAAAACCGTAAGCGACAGCATGTGGCTTCCCGAGCCGGTTGAAATGACGGATACGAACATTATCCGGGAAGAAATATTGTCCTATTCGATGCTCGTTTTACTGGAAAATCTGGGGCCCAGGGAAAGAGCCGTTTTTATCCTGAAAGAGGCATTTGACTATTCACATCAGGAAATTGCAGAAGCATTATCATTCACCGTTGAAAACTCCCGCAAACTCCTGAGCAGGGCCAAAACATTATTGAAGGATACTGCACAACCCAGAAAATCCGCGACAGCATTTCCTGAGGGTTATCTTCAGAATTACATGGATACCATCAGAAGCGGCCATGTAGAAAACTTGGTTGAAATGCTATCAGAAGACATTGTTGTCCGTACAGATGGCGGCGGCAAGATTAAGATTGTGAGCGCATTAACAGCAGGTGCAGACAACGCAGCTGACCTGATGCTTTATGTTTACAAAACTTACCAGCATTTATTTGAGATCGAATATCGTGAACTGAACCACCAGCCTGCCATATTATTTTACAATAACGGCGTGCTGGTAAACTGCCAGATTTTTGAGATCGAGCAAACTAAAATCAAGAGGATTTATTCCATTGTCGATCCTGGAAAACTGAACATAATAGCCCACTTTTAA